The following coding sequences lie in one Klebsiella huaxiensis genomic window:
- a CDS encoding HNH endonuclease: MERRNINNNIKKMIFSKYSGKCAICGISNEDVRLEISHIYPKSFGGESIEENLILVCPNCHFKLDQAILNEREFITALVDLLKNSHKYKNIETNKQLGNQIKIEVDIYAELTETREDKKEIVVECKSLRAISEFYIDKVIDELETVNSIYPSAKIIFATPSRIPEKIKEALIRHDIFAWDIDYILNEFSDEIGKSNNPYLNLLIGSVGQSKSNLKIRNLSDRLKKCSPGKKEWSIYQKLIGEILAEIFCPPLQSPMPENSDYLKTNRRDFILSNYAKDGFWEFLRSNYKADYIVVDAKNYSNKIKKDEVLQIANYLKPHGAGMFGMIFTRKGGDSRGCETTLREQWILHGKLILVLDDEDVENMLVASSTGTTTDIIGQKIEKFRLSM; encoded by the coding sequence ATGGAAAGAAGGAACATAAATAATAATATTAAAAAAATGATTTTTAGCAAATACAGCGGCAAATGTGCAATATGTGGCATATCAAACGAAGACGTACGGCTGGAAATTAGTCATATTTATCCTAAATCTTTTGGTGGGGAAAGCATAGAAGAAAATTTAATTCTAGTTTGCCCAAACTGTCATTTTAAATTGGATCAGGCCATCCTCAACGAAAGAGAGTTCATAACTGCACTTGTTGATCTTTTAAAGAATTCCCATAAATACAAGAACATTGAAACAAACAAACAGCTAGGTAATCAGATTAAGATCGAGGTTGATATTTACGCAGAATTGACGGAGACTCGTGAGGATAAAAAGGAAATAGTTGTAGAATGCAAATCCTTAAGAGCCATTTCAGAATTTTATATAGATAAGGTCATTGATGAACTTGAAACAGTAAACAGCATATACCCTAGCGCAAAAATAATATTTGCAACCCCTTCAAGAATTCCAGAAAAAATAAAAGAAGCACTTATAAGACATGATATTTTTGCTTGGGATATTGATTATATACTTAATGAATTTAGTGATGAAATAGGAAAATCGAATAACCCATATCTAAACTTACTGATTGGGAGTGTTGGCCAAAGCAAATCTAATCTTAAGATTCGAAATCTAAGTGACAGGCTTAAAAAATGCTCACCTGGAAAGAAAGAATGGTCTATATATCAAAAACTGATAGGTGAAATTCTGGCTGAGATCTTTTGTCCTCCACTACAATCCCCTATGCCTGAAAACAGCGATTACTTAAAGACCAATAGAAGGGATTTTATATTATCAAACTATGCCAAAGATGGATTCTGGGAATTTCTTCGCAGTAATTACAAAGCTGATTACATTGTGGTCGACGCAAAAAATTATTCTAATAAAATCAAAAAGGATGAGGTACTTCAAATAGCGAATTATTTGAAACCTCATGGTGCAGGAATGTTTGGGATGATATTTACTCGCAAAGGCGGAGATAGCCGAGGATGCGAAACCACATTAAGAGAACAATGGATATTACATGGGAAATTAATTTTAGTTTTAGATGATGAAGATGTTGAAAATATGCTGGTTGCTTCTTCAACTGGAACAACTACTGACATTATTGGCCAAAAAATAGAAAAGTTCAGGCTTTCAATGTGA
- a CDS encoding DEAD/DEAH box helicase, translating into MKTRQYAQKSIFDLEAIFEQSSNNVSELEQLLSELTFRNTARARTLTAKIEQSLFALSGHSVVAMSASSPSTHHPDSVSIQSSRVVPHNSPAAEEQLQLKAIPDSAIREQFDKDQIDLGPIPSFSPSGKANDARAILAAWTALEALSPQAYKRPEDMATGDRSRVALLERGVPWGPNARSKPSYKLYFEVVLGSIALDKATDELVKVFGEDEERSRPDGKKAAIGSILIDKEGFVLEDKGVAVSSFAWALKPALDLKLGSLGNWPNVEPRIIEHLDRMVRHHNKDGEPIPIDLNVVHNAYKWLVSQFSVPEHLVEPPTFAIKVFHHFKAKAPPEPSLLNSFYLEDLGEATKLLETGKAGTGLRRYMGIGRPDQKIDVLSPISAVEPFVAPSLMPQARWPSKGGHPLVLLQQAAVNAARAELNDAPGIIGVNGPPGTGKTTLLRDIVVGCILDRATAMSGFNKPQDAFSTTGEKLAFGSNAFLHFYKLHASLKGHEIVVASSNNKAVENVSKELPLKEANGRHEQIAYFRSISDLIANPKRAGYFEAEAEGDIPSDTVETWGLIAAALGKSSNRGAFQQGFWWNEDGGFLTYLKAARGINVMREIKDERTGETIDRVMPSVVVNERPSTNEADAAAAWQKARTAFLKLKETVDAEIASIEEMRRDIQALKGAITELQRAEQRRPSLNEAVEEAHKTAESCQREHEKAKSQIEQDKIMLDSHLACRPGFFSRLFATAAWKSWRSTLQKLSATLQQSVIRAQGTDGALELARAEWGNTESQLQQLDQEISSKCQAVSELKATEAQARNRMGDRVVDARFFELEHEAIHLTAPWLPDEVHRLREDLFAAALTVHKTFIDASASRLQHNLGLLMSGMVAGAFQSSAHRELLPDLWSSLFVVVPTVSTTFASVRTMFGDLPPESIGWLLVDEAGQAVPQAAVGAIMRAKRSIVVGDPLQIPPVVSLPEKLNAEICKFFDIDQVEWSAPAASTQTLADQASRFKSTFVMDVGDREVGLPLLVHRRCQNPMFDVSNSIAYAGQMVHAVGPKKPGSIGSALGRSHWVDINGDAETKWCPDEGEAVVRMLKELAASGITNPDVFIITPFKIVEQNMRRRLDSETDLLRTFGVKLDEWCRDRVGTIHTFQGREADTVILLLGAPKASQQRARQWAASPPNIINVAVSRAKQNLYVVGSAAAWAGAGTSLQVLHRQLAKSA; encoded by the coding sequence ATGAAGACACGGCAGTATGCGCAAAAATCAATCTTCGATCTGGAAGCAATCTTCGAGCAGTCCAGCAACAATGTTAGCGAACTTGAACAGTTGTTGAGCGAGCTGACCTTTCGCAACACTGCCAGGGCGCGGACGCTGACGGCTAAAATCGAGCAATCTCTATTTGCACTAAGCGGCCACAGCGTGGTCGCCATGTCGGCTTCCAGCCCATCAACACACCATCCCGATTCGGTGTCCATTCAATCTTCTCGAGTTGTGCCCCACAATTCGCCTGCTGCGGAAGAGCAACTTCAACTGAAGGCCATCCCAGACTCTGCCATACGAGAGCAATTCGACAAAGACCAAATCGACCTTGGTCCGATCCCGTCTTTTTCTCCATCAGGTAAGGCGAATGATGCGCGAGCAATACTGGCAGCATGGACAGCCCTCGAAGCACTGTCGCCTCAAGCTTATAAACGCCCAGAGGATATGGCAACCGGCGACCGCTCTAGGGTTGCTCTATTGGAGCGAGGTGTTCCATGGGGACCAAATGCCCGCAGCAAGCCCAGTTATAAGCTTTATTTCGAGGTCGTCCTCGGCTCCATCGCTCTCGACAAGGCGACGGACGAGCTGGTCAAGGTTTTTGGCGAGGATGAGGAGCGTTCACGCCCGGACGGTAAGAAAGCGGCCATCGGCTCGATCCTGATCGACAAAGAAGGCTTTGTGCTTGAGGACAAAGGCGTTGCCGTGTCCAGTTTTGCCTGGGCACTCAAGCCGGCTCTCGATCTGAAGCTTGGGAGTTTAGGGAATTGGCCGAATGTTGAGCCGCGCATTATCGAGCATCTGGATCGAATGGTTCGCCACCACAACAAAGATGGAGAACCCATACCGATCGATTTGAATGTTGTTCATAACGCTTATAAATGGCTTGTATCGCAGTTCAGTGTACCCGAGCATTTGGTTGAGCCACCCACATTCGCGATTAAGGTGTTTCATCATTTCAAGGCTAAGGCGCCGCCTGAACCTTCGTTACTGAATTCCTTCTATCTTGAAGATCTCGGTGAAGCAACCAAATTGCTCGAGACGGGCAAAGCCGGAACCGGTTTGCGCCGCTACATGGGAATTGGAAGACCTGACCAGAAAATCGACGTGCTATCGCCCATTTCCGCAGTTGAGCCGTTCGTCGCACCGTCGCTCATGCCGCAGGCTCGTTGGCCTTCGAAAGGCGGCCATCCACTGGTGCTGCTTCAACAGGCTGCCGTGAATGCGGCGCGTGCTGAGCTGAATGATGCTCCAGGTATCATCGGCGTCAATGGGCCTCCGGGAACCGGAAAGACCACTCTTCTCCGGGATATCGTCGTTGGATGCATTCTCGATCGGGCCACGGCGATGTCCGGCTTCAACAAACCGCAGGATGCCTTTTCCACAACAGGCGAGAAGCTGGCATTCGGTTCCAATGCATTCCTGCACTTCTACAAGTTACATGCATCCTTGAAGGGCCATGAGATCGTCGTAGCCTCCTCCAATAACAAAGCGGTCGAAAACGTCAGTAAAGAGCTTCCTCTCAAGGAAGCCAATGGTCGCCATGAACAGATCGCCTACTTCCGGTCCATCAGCGACCTGATTGCGAATCCCAAACGCGCCGGCTATTTCGAAGCCGAGGCCGAGGGGGACATCCCCTCCGACACTGTCGAAACCTGGGGGTTGATCGCCGCAGCTCTCGGCAAGAGCAGCAACCGAGGCGCGTTTCAGCAAGGTTTCTGGTGGAATGAAGACGGTGGTTTCCTTACCTACCTGAAAGCAGCTCGCGGCATAAATGTCATGCGTGAGATCAAGGACGAGCGAACTGGCGAAACCATCGATCGCGTGATGCCCAGCGTGGTTGTCAATGAGCGGCCCAGCACCAACGAAGCGGATGCTGCTGCGGCCTGGCAGAAAGCGCGAACCGCCTTTCTTAAACTTAAGGAGACGGTAGACGCCGAAATCGCCAGCATCGAAGAGATGCGACGGGATATCCAGGCGCTCAAGGGAGCGATCACCGAACTTCAAAGAGCTGAACAGCGTCGACCGAGTCTGAATGAAGCCGTCGAAGAGGCACACAAGACTGCTGAATCCTGCCAACGAGAGCATGAGAAGGCAAAATCGCAGATCGAGCAGGACAAGATCATGCTCGACAGCCATCTTGCTTGCCGTCCAGGTTTCTTCTCCCGTTTGTTTGCGACTGCGGCCTGGAAGTCGTGGAGATCGACACTGCAGAAGCTCTCGGCGACCTTGCAGCAATCAGTCATACGGGCGCAGGGGACGGACGGTGCCCTAGAGCTTGCAAGGGCTGAGTGGGGCAATACTGAGTCCCAGTTACAGCAACTCGACCAGGAAATTTCCAGCAAATGTCAGGCTGTCTCGGAATTGAAGGCAACCGAGGCACAGGCACGAAACCGTATGGGAGACAGGGTCGTTGATGCGAGGTTCTTCGAGCTCGAGCACGAGGCTATCCACCTCACTGCACCCTGGCTTCCCGATGAGGTTCATCGCCTGCGGGAGGATCTTTTCGCCGCTGCCCTGACTGTGCATAAAACGTTCATCGATGCTTCGGCCAGCCGCTTGCAACACAATCTTGGGTTATTGATGTCAGGCATGGTAGCTGGTGCCTTCCAGTCTTCCGCTCACCGTGAACTTCTCCCCGACCTTTGGTCAAGCCTTTTCGTGGTTGTGCCGACCGTGTCCACGACATTCGCCTCTGTTCGGACGATGTTCGGGGATCTGCCACCAGAGAGCATTGGTTGGCTTCTGGTAGATGAAGCGGGCCAAGCCGTTCCTCAGGCAGCAGTTGGAGCTATCATGCGGGCAAAGCGCTCCATCGTGGTAGGTGACCCGTTGCAAATCCCACCTGTAGTTTCACTTCCTGAAAAGCTGAACGCCGAAATCTGCAAGTTCTTTGACATTGACCAAGTCGAATGGTCTGCCCCCGCAGCATCTACGCAGACCCTTGCTGATCAGGCATCGCGCTTCAAATCCACCTTCGTCATGGACGTAGGTGATCGAGAAGTCGGGCTGCCATTGCTCGTTCACAGGCGTTGCCAGAACCCAATGTTTGATGTTTCTAACTCCATCGCCTATGCCGGGCAGATGGTCCATGCTGTCGGGCCTAAAAAACCCGGATCTATCGGCTCGGCTTTGGGGAGATCTCACTGGGTGGATATCAATGGCGATGCTGAGACGAAGTGGTGTCCCGACGAGGGCGAAGCGGTTGTGCGAATGCTCAAAGAGCTGGCAGCATCGGGCATTACAAATCCGGACGTATTTATCATCACACCATTCAAGATCGTAGAGCAGAACATGCGTCGGCGTCTCGACAGTGAAACTGATTTGCTGCGAACGTTCGGCGTAAAGCTGGATGAATGGTGCCGTGATCGTGTAGGCACAATCCACACGTTCCAGGGCCGAGAGGCGGACACGGTAATCCTGTTGCTGGGTGCGCCGAAAGCGAGTCAGCAAAGGGCACGTCAGTGGGCGGCAAGCCCACCAAACATAATCAATGTAGCCGTCTCACGCGCCAAGCAAAACCTGTATGTGGTCGGCTCGGCTGCTGCATGGGCAGGGGCGGGAACTAGCCTTCAGGTCCTGCATCGGCAATTGGCGAAATCAGCCTAA